A stretch of the Argentina anserina chromosome 6, drPotAnse1.1, whole genome shotgun sequence genome encodes the following:
- the LOC126798267 gene encoding DExH-box ATP-dependent RNA helicase DExH6-like, which yields MLRGRKKNKGFHPPVVSEEARTRLDNLLQVFFDSNAQDYTFGPELTANERAYVHKYCGKMDMKSKSSGSGKNRRVRVYRLFRREAKSNGCNANDIIPSVMFSEGSAEVLGDLFVRYPPGDGGEDKERICEGSQKFQKALRMKDPMFCKPSMSQEDIAERVQRLASKMKNSKIMEDRSKLPMASYRDAVTSAVESNQVILIFGETGCGKTTQVPQYLLDHMWGKGETCKIVCTQPRRISAISVAERISYERGQEVGRDVGYKIRLESKGGRQSSVVFCTNGILLRILISRGVGMSIGDASNEETKQQDLSDITHIIVDEIHERDRYADFMLAILRDLLPSYPHLRLILMSATVDAERFSQYFGGCPVIRVPGFTYPVKTFYLEDVLSILRSIEHNHLDKPALGGSTSDYDLLEEDKLALDEAISMAWSDDDFDPLLELISTQGTCRSYDYQHSVTGLTPLMVFAGKGRVDYVCMLLSFGADCQLRAGDGTTALELAERLDQLESAQVLKDHMESALSNSIKQQNLLDKYLQYFNPENIDVILIEQLLRKICSDSKDGAILVFLPGWDDIRKTEDRLLMNPYFRDPSKCVIIPLHSSVPAAEQRKVFSRPRGGCRKIVLSTNIAETAVTIDDVVYVVNTGRMKEKDYDPFSNVSTLHSSWVSKASAKQRQGRAGRCQPGICYHLYPRLRAASLSDYQVPEIRRMPIEELCLQVKLLDPDCKIDEFLNKTLDPPQSETIRNAISVLQDIGALSVDEKLTELGEKLGSLPVHPLTSKMLFFAILMNCLDPALTLACAADYKDPFLLPMMPEERQKALDAKAELCSLYGGHSDQLAVIAAFNCWKLAKQQGKENRFCAKYFVSGSTMYMLAGMRNLLQTELIRLGFIPEDVSRCSLNAQNPGIINAVLVAGLYPMLGKMLISAKGGKIKGSFIEIPNGSKVRLHTRSIISKSEFRTCGGSPLVVFDEITRGDGGSSIRNCSLVGPLPLLLLSSEIAVAPANDDEESDVDDNDYGSDEDAMEIDCQSGGQREEKIMSSPDKSVMVIVDGWLYFQSKALDIAQIYCLRERLSTAILFKVTHPKEVLPPDLGESIYAIACVLSYDSLSGIPLQKSTDLPTSYREIMIGKSGKVVLRDNEDESAELKQSLGRSVCQKFLPQATDLPASNGAAKLSADQSIHSALPSADQSIHSAPPPLGSAPANTTPPSPSHVHVPVGKVKLKVKKKKASESKQLLGQSVCQKPLSQATDLPASNGAAKLSDNPSIIGVAPLPGSASTDTIPSSLSQVPAPVEKVKVKKNKAKKSKQPSGQSVPGDVVEIATDLPASNGAAKLSCDSSSIHITPPSALADTTPLPPSQVPAPAGLVEGKKRKKHRNQAG from the exons ATGTTGAGGGGACGGAAGAAGAACAAAGGATTCCATCCCCCTGTGGTATCAGAAGAAGCCAGGACCCGATTAGACAACTTGCTCCAGGTGTTCTTCGATTCCAATGCACAAG ATTACACATTCGGGCCGGAGCTCACGGCTAATGAACGGGCCTACGTGCACAAATATTGCGGGAAAATGGATATGAAATCCAAGAGCAGCGG GTCTGGTAAAAACAGGAGGGTTCGGGTTTACAGGCTGTTTAGGAGGGAGGCAAAGAGCAATGGCTGCAATGCTAATGACATAATCCCTAGTGTGATGTTTTCAGAAGGCTCAGCAGAAGTTTTGGGGGATTTGTTTGTGCGCTACCCGCCTGGAGATGGAGGGGAGGACAAAGAAAGGATTTGTGAGGGTAGTCAGAAGTTTCAGAAAGCCCTGCGGATGAAAGACCCCATGTTCTGCAAACCTTCAATGAGCCAGGAAGATATCGCCGAGAGAGTGCAAAGACTTGCTTCGAAAATGAAGAACTCCAAG ATTATGGAAGACAGGTCTAAGCTACCAATGGCGTCCTACAGGGATGCAGTAACGTCAGCAGTTGAATCTAATCAG GTTATTCTTATATTTGGTGAGACTGGGTGCGGAAAGACCACACAG GTCCCACAATATCTCTTGGACCATATGTGGGGTAAGGGTGAGACATGTAAAATAGTGTGCACTCAACCCAGGCGTATCTCAGCCATATCAG TTGCTGAGAGAATCTCTTATGAAAGAGGTCAGGAAGTTGGCAGGGATGTTGGGTACAAG ATACGGCTGGAAAGCAAAGGTGGAAGGCAGTCATCCGTTGTGTTCTGCACAAATGGGATTCTGTTGAGGATTCTAATATCCAGAGGTGTTGGTATGTCAATAGGAGATGCATCGAATGAAGAAACCAAACAACAAGATCTGTCTGACATAACTCACATTATTGTG GACGAAATTCATGAAAGGGATCGCTACGCTGATTTTATGCTGGCTATTCTCAG AGACCTGCTTCCCTCATATCCTCATCTGCGTCTG ATTTTGATGAGTGCGACTGTTGATGCGGAACGCTTCTCACAGTATTTTGGTGGCTGCCCGGTTATCCGTGTCCCAGGGTTCACTTATCCT GTTAAAACTTTCTATTTGGAGGATGTGTTGTCTATCTTGAGATCTATAGAACATAATCACTTAGATAAGCCTGCATTAGGTGGCTCAACCTCAGACTATGACTTATTAGAGGAAGATAAGCTCGCTTTAGATGAAGCGATTAGTATGGCTTGGTCAGATGATGATTTTGATCCACTTCTTGAATTGATTTCAACTCAAGGAACCTGTCGAAGTTATGATTACCAGCATTCTGTTACTGGACTTACACCATTAATGGTGTTTGCTGGAAAGGGTAGAGTAGATTATGTTTGCATGCTGCTATCATTTGGGGCAGACTGCCAATTGCGGGCTGGCGATGGAACCACTGCATTGGAGTTGGCTGAGCGCTTAGACCAATTAGAGTCTGCTCAAGTGCTGAAAGATCATATGGAAAGTGCTCTTTCTAACTCCATCAAACAGCAAAATTTGCTCGATAAGTATCTCCAATATTTTAATCCTGAGAATATTGATGTCATTCTTATTGAGCAATTGTTAAGGAAAATTTGTAGTGATTCGAAAGATGGAGCAATTCTTGTTTTTCTTCCTGGGTGGGatgatataagaaaaactgagGACAGATTACTCATGAATCCATATTTCAGAGATCCTTCGAAGTGTGTGATTATACCTCTACATTCAAGTGTTCCAGCTGCTGAACAAAGGAAGGTCTTCAGTCGTCCACGTGGTGGTTGCCGAAAAATTGTTCTTTCGACCAATATTGCTGAAACTGCAGTCACCATTGATGATGTCGTTTATGTTGTAAACACTGGTCggatgaaagaaaaagattatGATCCTTTTAGTAACGTTTCAACTCTACACTCTTCCTGGGTATCGAAAGCGAGTGCCAAGCAGCGACAGGGGCGTGCAGGCCGTTGTCAACCTGGAATTTGTTATCATCTTTACCCTAGACTTCGAGCTGCTTCATTGTCAGATTATCAGGTGCCTGAGATTAGGAGAATGCCAATCGAGGAGCTTTGCCTTCAG GTGAAGTTACTTGATCCAGATTGCAAGATAGACGAGTTCCTAAACAAGACACTGGATCCTCCTCAATCGGAGACAATACGCAATGCGATTTCTGTTCTTCAAGATATCGGGGCTTTATCGGTGGATGAAAAACTTACAGAACTTGGGGAAAAGCTAGGTTCTTTACCTGTTCATCCATTGACGAGCAAAATGCTATTCTTTGCTATACTGATGAACTGTCTCGACCCAGCTTTAACTCTGGCCTGTGCTGCTGACTACAAGGATCCATTCTTGCTTCCTATGATGCCTGAGGAAAGGCAGAAAGCTCTTGATGCTAAGGCTGAACTATGTTCATTGTACGGTGGGCATAGTGATCAGCTAGCAGTCATAGCAGCATTCAACTGCTGGAAGCTTGCAAAACAGCAGGGTAAGGAGAATCGGTTTTGTGCTAAATACTTTGTCTCTGGAAGTACCATGTACATGCTTGCTGGTATGCGAAATCTACTCCAAACAGAGCTAATTCGGCTGGGGTTTATTCCCGAGGATGTGTCAAGATGTAGTTTAAATGCACAGAACCCAGGTATCATCAATGCAGTTCTGGTGGCCGGTTTGTATCCCATGTTGGGAAAAATGCTTATTTCTGCTAAGGGAGGAAAAATAAAGGGATCCTTTATAGAGATTCCTAATGGTAGTAAAGTTCGTTTGCACACTCGTTCTATTATTAGTAAATCAGAGTTCAGGACATGTGGTGGTTCCCCATTGGTTGTATTTGATGAGATAACCCGTGGGGATGGGGGTTCGAGCATACGAAACTGTAGTCTGGTTGGGCCACTTCCATTATTATTGCTGTCATCAGAAATAGCTGTTGCGCCAGCCAATGATGATGAGGAAAGTGATGTCGATGATAATGATTATGGAAGTGATGAAGATGCGATGGAGATAGATTGTCAGTCGGGTGGACAGCGGGAAGAGAAGATTATGTCATCACCTGATAAATCCGTCATGGTTATAGTGGATGGGTGGCTTTATTTTCAGTCGAAAGCTCTTGACATTGCACAGATCTATTGCTTGAGGGAACGCCTTTCGACAGCAATACTATTCAAG GTGACTCATCCAAAGGAAGTTTTGCCTCCAGATCTTGGGGAATCTATTTATGCTATAGCATGTGTTTTATCTTATGATAGTCTATCTGGGATTCCATTGCAAAAGTCTACGGATTTACCGACAAGTTATAGGGAGATTATGATTGGTAAATCTGGAAAGGTAGTTCTTAGAGACAACGAAGATGAATCAGCAGAATTGAAGCAGTCATTAGGCCGTAGTGTTTGCCAGAAGTTTCTACCACAAGCTACTGATTTGCCTGCCTCAAATGGAGCTGCAAAGTTGAGTGCTGACCAATCAATTCATAGTGCTCTGCCAAGTGCCGACCAATCAATTCATAGTGCTCCCCCACCACTGGGTTCAGCTCCTGCAAACACAACTCCGCCGTCCCCCTCGCATGTTCATGTTCCGGTGGGAAAGGTAAAACTCAaagtgaaaaagaagaaagcatCAGAATCGAAGCAGCTATTAGGTCAGAGTGTTTGCCAGAAGCCTCTATCACAAGCCACTGACTTGCCTGCCTCAAATGGAGCTGCAAAATTGAGCGACAACCCATCAATTATCGGTGTTGCCCCACTGCCGGGATCAGCTTCCACAGACACAATCCCATCATCCCTGTCGCAAGTTCCAGCTCCGGTCGAAAAGgtaaaagtgaaaaaaaataaagcaaaaaaatcaaagcagCCATCAGGTCAGAGTGTTCCCGGGGATGTGGTAGAGATAGCTACTGATTTGCCTGCCTCAAATGGAGCTGCTAAGTTGAGCTGTgactcatcatcaattcacatCACTCCCCCATCAGCACTTGCAGACACAACACCGCTGCCCCCGTCGCAAGTTCCAGCCCCAGCAGGTCTGGTCGAAGGAAAGAAGCGGAAGAAGCACCGGAATCAAGCTGGTTGA